The DNA window ATCGATTCGACGGCGGCCGCGTTCTTTCGCTCGCCGTCGAACGCGCCGTCCAAATCGACGAGATGGAGGGTTTCCGCGCCGCCCTCGACCCATTTTTCCGCGGCGTCCACGGGGTCGCCGTAGGTCGTTTCCGTGCCTATCTCGCCCTGAACGAGTTGAACGACTTCGCCATCCTGCATATCCACCGCCGGGACGACTTCGAACGTCGGGAACATACTCTGCTTTAGGCGGGGTGGTGTCTAAACCCAACGAGTCGGTACCGTTTAAGACGTTCAGACGAATGTACGTGTATGGTCGCGATTTTACTCCTCGTCGGTCTGGCCGTGGCGATGTTTGTCGGTTTCAATATCGGCGGTTCTTCGACCGGCGTCGCGTTCGGTCCCGCGGTCGGGAGTAACACCGTCTCCAAACTCGGTGCGGCCGGGTTGATGACGGCCTTTGCGCTCCTCGGCGGGTGGACGGTCGGTCGGAACGTCATCAAAACGATGGGTGGGGAGATCGTCCCGAGTTCGCAGTTCACGCTCGCCGCCAGCGTCGGCGTCCTCTTTTTCGTCGGGTTAGCGCTGCTCATCTCGAACCTGTTCGGCGTGCCCGCCTCCACCTCGATGACGGCCGTCGGCGCAATCGCGGGACTCGGAGTGGCAACGGGAACCCTCGATGAGGCGGTCATGTTTCGAATCGTCTCGGCGTGGCTCCTCGCCCCCATCACCGCCTTCTGGATTTGTGCCGTCGTCGGACGGTATCTCTACCCGTATCTCGACGTGTGGTTCCATCTCGAACAGTCGGAAGGGCCGCTGTTCGAATTCAATCGCGTCGGTTCGGTGCCGTACCCGACCGTCTCCGCGAACGCGTCGGCGAAGGAAGTCTTGGTCACCATTCTCGTCGTCGGCATCGGCTGTTACATGGCCTTCTCGGCGGGTGCGTCGAACGTCGCCAACGCGGTCGCGCCGCTCGTCGGAAGCGACGTGATTACGGGGAGCGAAGGCGTCCTGCTCGCGGGCGTCGCTATCGCACTCGGAGCGTTCACCATCGCCCGCCGAACGCTCGATACCGTCGGAAACGACCTGACGGACCTGCCCCTGTTGGCGGCGCTCATCGTCGAAGTCGTCAGCGCGAGTCTCATCACGTTCCTCTCCGCGATCGGCATCCCCGCCAGTCTCGCGGTGAGTGCGACGATGTGCATCGTCGGACTCGGCTGGGGACGGGCGACGCGAACCGTTCGAATCTCCGATGCGGCCGCCGCCGCGGTCCGCGGCGACGACGGAGAAAAGCATTCGGAAATGGCGGTTAACGTCCTTCCGGAGGAGCAAGAGGAAGTGGCGAAAATCGGTGAGGAAGAGCCACAGACCTTGAAAGCGAGGGACCTGTTCGATCCGTCCACGACCGGCCGCGTCATCGTCCTCTGGATTCTGACGCCCTCTATCTCCGCCGTCGCGTCGTATCTCCTGTTCGCCTTCGTCCCGCTTTCACCCGCCTGACGACGTTAATCTCGGTCAGCAGGCCAAATCGTTCCCGATTCATCACTATAGGCGGACGAAACAACAACTACTAACCATCCCCCGGACGAAACCCCGAGTGATGCCTACCGTAGAATACCTCAACTACGAAGTGCTGGACGACCAGGGCTGGGATATGGACGACGACGACCTGTTCGAGAAGGCCGAAGACGCCGGTCTCGACAGC is part of the Haladaptatus paucihalophilus DX253 genome and encodes:
- a CDS encoding inorganic phosphate transporter; the encoded protein is MVAILLLVGLAVAMFVGFNIGGSSTGVAFGPAVGSNTVSKLGAAGLMTAFALLGGWTVGRNVIKTMGGEIVPSSQFTLAASVGVLFFVGLALLISNLFGVPASTSMTAVGAIAGLGVATGTLDEAVMFRIVSAWLLAPITAFWICAVVGRYLYPYLDVWFHLEQSEGPLFEFNRVGSVPYPTVSANASAKEVLVTILVVGIGCYMAFSAGASNVANAVAPLVGSDVITGSEGVLLAGVAIALGAFTIARRTLDTVGNDLTDLPLLAALIVEVVSASLITFLSAIGIPASLAVSATMCIVGLGWGRATRTVRISDAAAAAVRGDDGEKHSEMAVNVLPEEQEEVAKIGEEEPQTLKARDLFDPSTTGRVIVLWILTPSISAVASYLLFAFVPLSPA